Proteins from a single region of Lepus europaeus isolate LE1 chromosome 4, mLepTim1.pri, whole genome shotgun sequence:
- the LY6K gene encoding lymphocyte antigen 6K, giving the protein MLLLALLLALGLPQARPTDNRTERQDPGVLRCHVCEKENDFSCQNEQSCGQRDTYCALAAISRSFVIVKPLPFVYIKCCKHPLCNDNVPNVNETAFREYPGRAGERAHGHAVLSFLPALALACDGLRLL; this is encoded by the exons ATGCTCCTGCTGGCTTTactgctggccctgggcctgccccagGCGCGGCCCACAGACAACAGGACCGAGAGGCAGG ACCCTGGCGTCCTGCGCTGTCACGTTTGCGAGAAGGAGAACGACTTTTCGTGCCAGAACGAGCAGAGCTGTGGCCAGCGGGACACGTACTGCGCGCTGGCTGCCATCA GCAGGTCGTTTGTGATAGTGAAGCCCCTGCCCTTCGTGTACATAAAGTGCTGTAAACATCCCTTATGCAACGACAACGTGCCCAATGTCAACGAGACGGCGTTCCGAGAATACCCTGGGAGAGCCGGTGAGAGGGCACACGGCCATGCCGTGCTTTCCTTCCTCCCGGCGCTGGCCTTGGCCTGCGACGGCCTCAGGCTGCTGTGA